Sequence from the Mesorhizobium sp. PAMC28654 genome:
CGGTTGGCCTTGTGCGAACGAGCGGTCGGACGAAGCGGCAGATCGCGGAGGATCTTGGTGTTGGTTTCTCGACGCTGACGCGATGGATGGGTCGGCAGCTGGATCGTGAGATGGGCGATCCTGGGCGTCCGCCTGATGCTGATGTCGCCGCTGAATTGAAACGGCTGCGGCGGGAGAATGAAATCCTTCGGCAGGAGCGGGATATCTTGAAACGGGCGACGGCTTTTTTCGTCAAGGAGGGAAGTCGGTGAGGTTCGCGCTCATCGACCAGGCGAAGAAGGATTTCCCTGTGGACCGTTTGTGCGCGACGCTGGGTGTCAGCCCGAGCGGCTACTTTGCCTGGGGGCGCCGGCCGGCGTGCCGCCGGCAGCGCGACGACATGATAATGCTGGCGCATGTGCGATCGTCGTTCGCGCTGTCGAACGGAACCTATGGTAGCCCGCGCATGACGCGGGAACTGCAAGACAATGGCTTTGCCATTGGCCGGCGACGAACGGCGCGTCTGATGCGGGAGAATGGCCTCCAGGCAAGACAGAAGCGGCGGTTCAAGCGCACGACGGACAGCGAACACGCCTTTCCGGTTGCCCCCAATGTCATCGACCAGGATTTTGCCGCCACTGGTCCCAACCAGAAATGGGGTGCCGACATCTCCTACATCTGGACGCGGGAGGGCTGGTTGTACCTTGCTGTCGTCATCGATCTGTTTGCCCGCAAGGTCGTTGGCTGGGCTGCTGGCAACCGGCTACAC
This genomic interval carries:
- a CDS encoding IS3 family transposase (programmed frameshift): MRTSGRTKRQIAEDLGVGFSTLTRWMGRQLDREMGDPGRPPDADVAAELKRLRRENEILRQERDILKRATAFFVGGKSVRFALIDQAKKDFPVDRLCATLGVSPSGYFAWGRRPACRRQRDDMIMLAHVRSSFALSNGTYGSPRMTRELQDNGFAIGRRRTARLMRENGLQARQKRRFKRTTDSEHAFPVAPNVIDQDFAATGPNQKWGADISYIWTREGWLYLAVVIDLFARKVVGWAAGNRLHRSLALAALNKAFVMRQPEPGLIHHSDRGSQYCSIDYQAELRAAGVIISMSGKGNCFDNAMVETFFKTLKTELIWRTSFLTRADAQAAIARYIDGFYNPIRRHSALDYISPMQFERNAAE